A genomic stretch from Lepisosteus oculatus isolate fLepOcu1 chromosome 7, fLepOcu1.hap2, whole genome shotgun sequence includes:
- the LOC102687436 gene encoding MANSC domain-containing protein 4, translating into MFSTSKHDLMLWHTPAMTATWGVLMILGLLCNTESKCSPTTFYKNCWIRRFPGIFIDLVESQRKGAQLLKFYQEDTAMNCSKACCLTRNVSCNLAVFHYETTENSVNCFHFNCPTLESCILRRRSNVILYNITKGVDPDLLVFGKYFTSSLRLWPNLSTSRSNTSESSSLDKRQFHRPPLSSFTSQTSPDMKVLTSPQQVDWGMRKTTQTTSIFVSTPQASIHSTVNTLAVEAVMGNTTLQTILNTSPAGNLTAVSAVTKPYSNIVVPVNFDSSKQYPNDTKGYVMRNHTSEEAPGHLRPVWELATGALLAPVIICSSILLACCCTILFAVGWRSRKRGHYKTTWRIKRGSMRLIKYVIVRESL; encoded by the exons ATGTTTTCAActtcaaaacatgatttgatgCTCTGGCATACACCAGCAATGACAGCTACATGGGGAGTTTTAATGATTCTAGGTTTGCTGTGCAATACGGAGTCGAAGTGTTCACCTACCACTTTTTACAAAAATTGCTGGATTCGTCGTtttcctgggatttttattgaccttgTCGAGTCTCAAAGAAAAGGTGCACAGCTACTGAAGTTTTACCAGGAAGACACTGCTATGAACTGTAGTAAAGCGTGCTGCCTCACAAGAAATG TCTCCTGTAATCTTGCGGTGTTTCATTACGAGACCACAGAGAACAGTGTCAACTGCTTCCACTTCAACTGTCCAACGCTGGAGAGCTGCATCCTGAGAAGGAGGAGCAATGTCATCCTGTACAACATTACAAAAG GCGTTGATCCAGACCTGCTTGTTTTTGGCAAGTATTTTACATCGAGCCTTCGACTGTGGCCCAACCTCTCAACCTCGAGATCCAACACCTCTGAGTCCTCATCCTTGGACAAGCGCCAGTTTCACCGGCCACCCCTTTCTTCCTTCACTTCCCAGACTTCCCCTGACATGAAGGTCTTGACATCCCCACAGCAAGTGGACTGGGGGATGAGGAAAACCACTCAAACAACCTCTATCTTTGTCAGCACGCCGCAGGCCAGTATACACAGCACAGTGAATACTTTGGCAGTGGAGGCTGTTATGGGCAATACTACACTGCAGACGATTCTGAACACCTCCCCAGCAGGGAACCTCACAGCAGTGTCTGCTGTAACTAAGCCCTACTCCAATATTGTGGTACCAGTCAATTTTGACAGCAGCAAGCAATACCCCAATGATACCAAGGGTTATGTCATGAGGAACCACACTTCTGAGGAGGCACCTGGCCATCTGAGGCCAGTCTGGGAGTTGGCCACAGGAGCGCTGCTGGCCCCAGTGATCATCTGCTCCAGTATTCTTCTGGCCTGTTGCTGCACCATCCTGTTTGCAGTAGGCTGGCGTAGCCGGAAGAGGGGTCATTACAAGACAACCTGGAGAATCAAGAGGGGCTCAATGCGTTTGATAAAGTATGTCATTGTGAGGGAAAGCTTGTGA